The following proteins are co-located in the Rippkaea orientalis PCC 8801 genome:
- a CDS encoding hemolysin family protein, whose protein sequence is MDSLTVSEVLLRLVSVFLLILINAFFVTAEFAIVSVRRSRISQLVVAGDIQAQSVQSLQRSIDRLLSTTQLGITLSSLALGWIGEGTMAVLVRYLLKHLPLSDQWTNTLSHSFAIPIAFFALAYLQIVLGELCPKSVALIYSEKLARFLGTPIGVIARIFHPFIWILNQSTRYLLLSIGIEYTGDKRYNQVTSEELQLIIATEGESTGLEAKERALLKNIFEFGNVAAVEVMVPRTQLVAISEEATFSDLLEEVTKTGHSRYPVTGESLDDILGFIDFKDLAFPLARGELTPEASFRRWLKPVKFVSESMPLDELLSLMQRSQLKMVIVVDEFGGTSGLITIQDLIAEIIDSDLEDNITENIALQMLDEHTFLVEAQINLEDLNTVLDLDLPLTDEYQTLGGFLLYQWQKIPHVGETLAYNNLEFTVVAADEPRLLQIRLHRQNPPNQNPLDNMVNTESIEDT, encoded by the coding sequence AGTGAAGTATTGCTACGCCTTGTGTCAGTTTTCTTGCTGATTCTCATTAATGCTTTTTTTGTGACAGCAGAATTTGCTATCGTATCGGTACGGCGATCGCGCATTAGTCAATTAGTCGTTGCCGGAGATATCCAGGCACAAAGCGTTCAATCGTTACAAAGGAGTATTGATCGCCTCCTCTCAACCACCCAATTAGGTATTACTCTATCGAGTTTAGCCTTGGGTTGGATAGGAGAGGGAACCATGGCAGTTTTAGTCCGCTATCTCCTCAAACACCTTCCTTTGTCTGATCAATGGACAAACACCCTATCCCATAGTTTTGCTATTCCTATCGCTTTTTTTGCCCTAGCTTATCTACAAATTGTGCTAGGGGAACTGTGTCCCAAGTCCGTCGCATTAATTTATTCGGAAAAGTTAGCCCGATTTTTAGGGACACCCATTGGAGTCATTGCTCGAATTTTCCATCCTTTTATTTGGATTTTAAACCAATCGACCCGTTATTTACTCCTGAGCATTGGCATTGAGTACACGGGAGACAAACGGTATAATCAAGTCACATCCGAGGAACTGCAGTTAATTATTGCCACAGAAGGAGAATCAACAGGATTAGAAGCCAAAGAACGAGCCTTGCTCAAAAATATTTTTGAATTTGGGAATGTAGCTGCCGTTGAGGTGATGGTTCCCCGTACTCAATTAGTAGCCATTTCTGAGGAAGCAACCTTCAGTGACTTATTAGAAGAAGTGACCAAAACTGGACATTCTCGCTACCCCGTTACAGGAGAATCCCTAGACGATATTTTAGGCTTTATTGATTTTAAAGATTTGGCTTTCCCCTTAGCGCGAGGGGAATTAACCCCAGAGGCTTCTTTTCGTCGTTGGCTCAAACCGGTAAAATTTGTCTCTGAATCGATGCCTTTAGATGAATTACTCTCGTTAATGCAGCGATCGCAGTTAAAAATGGTGATTGTGGTTGATGAATTTGGAGGAACGTCCGGATTAATTACAATTCAAGATTTAATTGCTGAAATTATCGATAGTGATTTAGAAGATAATATAACAGAAAATATTGCCCTACAAATGCTAGATGAGCACACCTTTTTAGTAGAAGCTCAGATCAATCTGGAGGATCTTAATACGGTTTTAGATTTAGATTTACCCCTAACGGATGAATACCAAACCCTAGGAGGGTTTTTACTCTATCAATGGCAAAAAATTCCTCACGTCGGAGAAACCCTTGCCTATAATAATTTAGAGTTCACAGTCGTCGCGGCGGATGAACCTCGTTTATTACAAATTCGTCTCCATCGTCAAAATCCTCCTAATCAAAATCCTTTAGATAACATGGTTAATACAGAATCAATAGAAGACACATAA